From a single Nicotiana tomentosiformis chromosome 2, ASM39032v3, whole genome shotgun sequence genomic region:
- the LOC108943508 gene encoding uncharacterized mitochondrial protein AtMg00810-like produces the protein MIQEANDSLHGNFKMKDLGELRYFLGIEVMRSKEGILLNQRKYALELVSKVGLNSFKPVSTQMELNHKLTTVDYDMHMGITEDAELEDIEPYQKLIGKLLYLTITRPDLCFVMQVLSQFMQKPKQSNLNAAMGIVRYIKGSLGLGILLKRGETHTLTAYCDSNWAACPNTRRSIKGYVVKMRDSLLS, from the coding sequence ATGATACAAGAGGCAAATGATTCCCTACATGGTAACTTTAAGATGAAAGACTTGGGGGAACTAAGGTACTTCTTAGGTATAGAAGTGATGAGGTCAAAGGAAGGAATACTTCTtaatcaaagaaaatatgctttggAATTGGTATCTAAAGTAGGTCTTAATAGTTTTAAACCTGTTTCCACACAAATGGAACTCAATCATAAGCTAACAACTGTAGACTATGATATGCATATGGGAATTACTGAAGATGCAGAATTGGAAGATATAGAACCCTATCAAAAACTAATAGGAAAGTTACTGTATTTGACAATCACAAGACCAGACCTATGCTTTGTAATGCAAGTTCTGAGCCAATTTATGCAAAAGCCAAAACAATCTAATTTGAATGCAGCAATGGGTATTGTCAGGTACATCAAAGGTTCACTAGGCCTTGGAATACTTTTGAAGAGAGGAGAAACTCATACACTCACAGCTTACTGTGACTCAAATTGGGCTGCTTGTCCCAACACTAGGAGATCAATCAAAGGCTATGTTGTGAAGATGAGAGATTCATTGTTGTCTTGA